In Massilia antarctica, the following are encoded in one genomic region:
- a CDS encoding tetratricopeptide repeat protein: MTVSRNISDIFAADELLALARLDVEKNQLDSALEKLKSILGGPEPDPEAVSMAARVYAQLGLFTRSQELFRRFLVAHPGAVNEQFQLAMTHMNNSEPAEAEGFFNAILASTPTHPPALFYCALLLSQQGKTMDAKRSLDILLQSAPADNLYAGRGKELRDAIDAGLQASFEEEQREGGALGQPKTPGDTYQ; encoded by the coding sequence ATGACTGTCTCAAGAAACATCTCCGACATCTTCGCCGCCGACGAACTGCTGGCCCTGGCCCGCCTCGACGTCGAAAAAAACCAGCTCGACAGCGCGCTGGAAAAACTCAAGAGCATCCTCGGCGGTCCCGAGCCGGATCCGGAAGCGGTGTCGATGGCGGCCCGCGTGTACGCCCAGCTCGGGTTGTTCACCCGCTCGCAAGAACTGTTCCGCCGCTTTCTGGTCGCTCATCCGGGTGCCGTCAACGAGCAGTTCCAGCTGGCCATGACGCACATGAACAATAGCGAGCCGGCGGAAGCGGAAGGCTTTTTCAATGCCATCCTGGCCAGCACCCCGACCCACCCCCCTGCCCTGTTTTACTGCGCCCTGCTGTTGTCGCAGCAAGGTAAAACCATGGACGCCAAGCGCAGCCTCGATATCCTGCTGCAGTCGGCACCGGCCGATAACCTGTATGCGGGCCGCGGCAAGGAACTGCGCGATGCGATCGACGCCGGCTTGCAGGCCAGCTTCGAGGAAGAGCAGCGCGAGGGCGGCGCCCTGGGCCAGCCGAAGACGCCTGGCGACACGTATCAATAA